The Methylomarinum vadi genome has a window encoding:
- a CDS encoding phytoene desaturase family protein has product MPEKHIVIVGGGPGGLCAAMLLSHRGFRVSLFDKNTTVGGRNRALRESGYVFDIGPTFLLMKGVLDEMFELCGRDSADYLDFIRLDPMYRLLFDDRQIQIYSDPELMRQELRKVFPDSPAGYDHFLQREGERFRHLYPCITRDYSSIKSFLSQDLLKALPHLAVKDSVFSNLGRYFKEEKMRLIFSFQAKYLGMSPWQCPALFTMLSYLEHRYGIYHVKGGLNRISSAMATVVEEQGGSIHSGVEVKSLLIDNKLVKGVRLEDGTEVAADEVIVNADFAYAMSELVEPGVLKRYSRAKLEQKEFSCSTFMLYLGLDKRYDIPHHNVVFARDYKTNVSNIFTRKTLSEDFSFYVQNACASDDTLAPVGKSALYVLVPMPNNRSGIDWSEQCATIREKVLDNLGGRLGLHDVRNHIEYEKIITPQNWQSDENVFLGATFNLSHKFSQMLYWRPHNRFEELERCYLVGGGTHPGSGLPTIYESARISANMICRKYGVDFSAEPNNEWLEQMR; this is encoded by the coding sequence ATGCCTGAAAAACATATCGTCATCGTTGGGGGTGGTCCCGGGGGGTTATGTGCCGCGATGTTATTGAGTCACCGTGGATTCAGGGTTTCCCTGTTCGACAAAAATACCACTGTAGGCGGCCGCAACAGAGCCTTGCGCGAGAGCGGTTATGTTTTCGACATTGGACCGACCTTCCTGTTGATGAAAGGGGTGCTCGATGAAATGTTTGAATTGTGCGGCCGCGACAGCGCCGATTACCTGGATTTCATCCGCCTCGATCCAATGTACCGGCTGTTATTCGATGACCGGCAGATTCAAATCTATTCCGATCCGGAATTGATGCGTCAGGAGTTACGGAAGGTTTTTCCCGACAGTCCGGCTGGCTACGACCATTTTTTGCAGCGGGAAGGCGAGCGCTTCCGCCATCTGTATCCTTGCATCACGCGCGATTATTCAAGCATTAAATCCTTTTTGTCGCAGGATTTGCTCAAGGCTTTGCCGCATTTGGCGGTCAAGGACAGCGTCTTCTCCAATTTGGGCCGATATTTCAAAGAAGAAAAAATGCGCCTGATCTTCTCCTTTCAGGCCAAATATCTGGGAATGTCGCCATGGCAATGTCCGGCCTTGTTCACGATGTTGTCTTATCTCGAGCATCGTTATGGCATTTATCACGTTAAAGGCGGACTGAACCGAATTTCGTCGGCAATGGCGACAGTGGTCGAGGAGCAGGGTGGTTCCATTCATTCCGGCGTGGAAGTGAAGTCATTGCTGATTGACAATAAATTGGTCAAAGGCGTCCGCCTGGAGGACGGGACCGAAGTGGCCGCCGATGAAGTCATCGTCAATGCCGATTTCGCCTATGCGATGAGCGAACTGGTCGAGCCCGGCGTACTGAAACGATACAGTCGAGCCAAACTCGAGCAAAAGGAATTTTCCTGCTCCACCTTCATGCTCTATCTTGGGTTAGACAAACGCTATGATATTCCGCACCACAATGTCGTGTTCGCCCGCGATTACAAAACCAATGTCAGTAATATTTTTACCCGTAAAACTTTGTCCGAGGACTTTTCCTTTTATGTGCAGAATGCCTGTGCCAGCGACGATACGTTGGCCCCGGTCGGCAAGTCGGCGCTTTATGTTTTGGTGCCGATGCCCAATAATCGAAGCGGCATAGACTGGTCCGAACAGTGCGCGACGATCCGCGAAAAGGTGCTCGATAACCTCGGCGGCAGACTGGGGTTGCACGATGTGCGCAATCATATCGAATACGAAAAGATCATCACGCCGCAAAATTGGCAAAGCGATGAGAACGTTTTTCTCGGCGCGACCTTTAACCTGTCGCATAAATTCAGTCAGATGTTGTATTGGCGCCCGCACAATCGATTCGAAGAGCTGGAACGGTGCTATCTGGTCGGCGGCGGAACCCATCCGGGCAGTGGATTGCCGACGATTTATGAATCGGCCCGTATTTCCGCCAACATGATTTGCCGGAAGTACGGCGTCGATTTTTCAGCAGAACCAAACAATGAGTGGTTGGAGCAAATGCGATGA
- the ftsH gene encoding ATP-dependent zinc metalloprotease FtsH, whose amino-acid sequence MKAHIIRIFMLTVIVTVVISMFNRTGPSYERNYALSYSDFIEDIRGGAIAEVTINDEVVNGRRTNGERFTTYNPNDPHMIDELLQYGVKIKVAKPERPSAFMQFFMSWGPILLLIAVWIYFMRKQQAGGAGGQMNFGKSRAKLLEENQVKVCFDDVAGVEEAKEDVVEMVDFLKDPAKYEFLGGKIPRGVLMVGPPGTGKTLLARAIAGEAGVPFFSISGSDFVEMFVGVGASRVRDMFEQAKKRAPCIIFIDEIDAVGRHRGSGMGGGNDEREQTLNQLLVEMDGFSGNEGIIVIAATNRADVLDKALLRPGRFDRQVNVGLPDIKGREQILKVHAKKIPLADDVSVTDLARGTPGFSGAELANLINEGALFAARNNKRIVSMNDLDKARDKMLMGAERRSMVMRPEDLLMTAYHEAGHAIVGRIVPEHDPVYKVSIMPRGGALGITMFLPERDQYSASKDKLESQIASLFGGRVAEELIYGKNKVTTGASNDIERATQLARNMVTKWGLSDRLGPMDYGESEGMGYMGPQAKPMSEKMAQIIDDEIRHVVDTNYKRAKDILTEHMDILHNMAHALMDWETIDKNQIDRLMKGEKIDPPSQESKTPPEQNIETPSGDDNPQNIGQGGPFPV is encoded by the coding sequence ATGAAAGCACATATCATCAGAATCTTCATGTTGACCGTGATTGTCACGGTCGTCATATCGATGTTCAATCGGACGGGCCCGAGTTACGAACGTAATTACGCTCTATCCTATTCCGATTTCATTGAAGATATTCGTGGCGGAGCAATTGCCGAAGTAACCATCAACGATGAAGTCGTTAATGGCCGCCGTACTAACGGCGAACGCTTCACTACCTACAACCCCAACGATCCGCACATGATCGACGAGCTACTGCAATACGGGGTCAAAATCAAGGTCGCCAAACCGGAAAGGCCTTCCGCTTTCATGCAATTTTTCATGTCTTGGGGCCCTATCCTGTTGTTGATTGCCGTTTGGATATACTTCATGCGTAAACAGCAGGCCGGCGGGGCTGGAGGGCAGATGAACTTCGGTAAAAGCCGGGCCAAGTTGCTGGAAGAAAACCAGGTTAAGGTCTGCTTCGACGATGTTGCCGGTGTCGAAGAAGCCAAGGAAGACGTGGTCGAAATGGTCGATTTTCTAAAAGACCCGGCTAAATACGAATTCCTCGGCGGCAAAATCCCGCGCGGCGTGCTGATGGTGGGCCCTCCCGGTACCGGTAAAACACTGCTGGCTCGGGCCATTGCCGGAGAGGCGGGCGTGCCCTTTTTCTCGATCTCGGGCTCTGATTTTGTCGAAATGTTTGTGGGTGTCGGCGCCTCCCGGGTGCGTGACATGTTCGAACAAGCCAAGAAACGCGCGCCCTGCATCATCTTTATCGATGAGATCGATGCGGTAGGCCGCCATCGCGGTTCCGGCATGGGCGGCGGCAATGACGAACGCGAACAAACGTTGAACCAATTGTTAGTCGAAATGGACGGCTTCAGCGGCAATGAAGGGATCATCGTTATTGCCGCGACCAACCGTGCCGATGTATTAGATAAGGCACTGCTGAGACCAGGCCGTTTCGATCGCCAAGTCAATGTCGGCCTGCCCGACATTAAAGGCCGCGAACAAATTTTGAAAGTTCACGCGAAGAAAATTCCCTTAGCCGACGACGTCAGCGTTACCGATCTTGCCCGCGGCACCCCGGGTTTTTCCGGCGCCGAACTGGCCAACTTGATCAATGAAGGCGCCCTGTTCGCCGCCCGTAATAACAAGCGCATCGTGTCCATGAACGACCTGGATAAAGCACGGGACAAGATGCTGATGGGCGCGGAAAGACGCTCGATGGTCATGCGCCCCGAAGACTTGCTGATGACGGCTTACCACGAAGCCGGTCACGCCATCGTCGGCCGGATCGTTCCGGAACACGATCCGGTTTATAAAGTGAGTATCATGCCGCGCGGCGGCGCGCTGGGCATCACGATGTTCCTGCCGGAACGCGACCAATACAGCGCCAGCAAGGACAAACTGGAAAGTCAGATCGCCAGTCTTTTTGGCGGTCGTGTCGCCGAAGAACTTATTTACGGCAAAAACAAAGTCACCACCGGCGCCTCTAATGATATCGAACGGGCGACCCAACTGGCCCGCAACATGGTCACCAAATGGGGTCTATCCGACCGGCTCGGCCCTATGGATTACGGCGAAAGCGAAGGCATGGGCTACATGGGTCCGCAAGCCAAGCCGATGTCGGAAAAAATGGCGCAGATCATCGACGACGAGATTCGTCATGTCGTCGATACCAATTACAAACGTGCCAAGGATATCCTGACCGAACACATGGATATATTGCATAACATGGCCCATGCGCTGATGGACTGGGAAACCATCGATAAAAACCAGATCGACCGCTTGATGAAAGGCGAAAAGATCGATCCGCCATCCCAGGAGTCGAAAACGCCGCCTGAACAAAATATCGAAACACCCTCTGGCGACGATAACCCGCAAAATATCGGCCAAGGCGGCCCATTCCCGGTTTAA
- a CDS encoding sigma-70 family RNA polymerase sigma factor, translated as MSSISTQSIHPNHSPDTMDDMQRLAKQIEQTRERLQHILLENPKGLHVVAKHFSACLERNIDISEMVNCSLYLEKVVQHEQSVQPNPRQITEKIAGLMDQVLSQPSHVATELSQFHFLPVFLLQAAEKNIAANQDNKVYRQELQQLRHSLQATRQQMVMQNRKLVAFIVRKQNTGNLNFHDVMQEGMIGLLKAVDRFDYRRDIRFSTYASYWIKQTVSRLVVRQDKIVRLPFGLAEKASGVFEIMRSHYLNENRWPSIEEIKSQCELSEDEIKTVVSFYQNALTPATSETGEDDHPDAMANLEQQVFQQPLEVLAEQNLSQFLLEAIESLSQREADILTMRFGLKNQHEMTLQGVAEQMQVTRERIRQIQNIALEKLRQNFGYELKLYLPANE; from the coding sequence ATGTCTTCAATAAGCACTCAATCTATCCATCCAAACCACTCCCCCGACACCATGGATGACATGCAACGCCTGGCGAAGCAAATCGAGCAGACGCGTGAAAGGTTGCAACACATTCTATTGGAAAACCCAAAGGGACTTCATGTTGTGGCCAAACATTTTTCGGCCTGTCTCGAGAGAAATATCGATATCAGCGAAATGGTCAATTGCTCGCTTTACCTTGAAAAAGTTGTACAGCATGAACAGTCTGTACAACCTAATCCTAGACAAATCACCGAAAAAATCGCGGGATTAATGGATCAGGTTTTATCACAGCCTAGCCATGTCGCCACTGAATTGTCTCAGTTTCATTTTTTGCCGGTATTTTTACTGCAAGCGGCCGAAAAAAATATTGCCGCTAATCAAGACAACAAAGTTTATCGACAAGAATTACAGCAACTGCGCCATAGTCTACAGGCTACGCGCCAGCAAATGGTCATGCAAAACCGCAAGCTTGTCGCCTTTATCGTCCGCAAACAAAACACCGGAAACCTCAACTTCCATGATGTGATGCAGGAAGGGATGATTGGCTTGCTCAAGGCGGTGGATCGATTTGACTATCGTCGTGACATTCGCTTTTCAACGTATGCCAGTTATTGGATCAAACAAACCGTCTCCCGGTTGGTAGTGCGGCAAGATAAAATTGTCCGCCTACCGTTCGGCTTGGCTGAAAAGGCCTCCGGCGTATTTGAAATCATGCGTAGCCATTACCTTAACGAAAACCGTTGGCCAAGCATCGAGGAAATAAAATCTCAGTGCGAGCTCAGCGAAGACGAAATAAAGACCGTCGTCAGTTTTTATCAGAATGCATTAACGCCGGCTACATCCGAAACGGGCGAAGACGATCACCCAGACGCCATGGCTAATCTGGAACAACAAGTGTTTCAACAACCCCTGGAGGTATTGGCGGAACAAAACCTGAGTCAATTTCTGCTCGAAGCGATCGAATCCTTGTCGCAACGCGAGGCAGATATCCTAACCATGCGTTTTGGGCTGAAAAACCAGCATGAGATGACTTTGCAGGGAGTCGCTGAACAAATGCAAGTGACTCGGGAAAGAATCAGACAAATTCAAAATATCGCGCTGGAAAAGCTAAGACAAAACTTTGGTTACGAACTTAAATTGTATTTACCGGCCAATGAATAA
- a CDS encoding cryptochrome/photolyase family protein has translation MSCSTVSERPIICWFRNDLRLSDHAALHAAVASGRPLMALYILDDSNAGRWRQGSASRWWLHHSLMSLQRSLAKLGGDLCLRRGNPLTIIPELLAETGAKALYFTRAYEPWAGTVEKALHSRLHKEIDIQRFPGALLFEPEQIKTKAGDPFKVFTPFWKACLQARQADSCLPAPESINFYSHAPYSEDLPSWRLLPTSPDWAGGLREAWQPGEEGAWGTLENFLQTSLTHYAAQRDRPDLRATSCLSPYLHFGELSPRQLWLAIRGWQDTHAGATKGAESFLRELGWREFCWHLLFHWPKLPEEPFQQQFAAFPWQRDAALLQAWQQGRTGYPIVDAGMRELWQTGWMHNRVRMIAASFLVKDLLQPWQDGEAWFWDTLVDADLANNAGGWQWVAGCGADAAPYFRIFNPVLQGKKFDLEGVYVKRWLPELSALPAKHIHEPWLAPNAVLRQAGITLARDYPFPLVDHAEARQRALASFQQSKHSAE, from the coding sequence GTGAGTTGTTCAACAGTCTCCGAGCGCCCCATTATTTGTTGGTTTCGCAACGATCTGCGCTTGAGTGACCATGCCGCCCTTCATGCGGCGGTGGCTAGCGGGAGGCCGCTCATGGCGCTGTACATATTGGATGACTCCAATGCCGGTCGATGGCGCCAAGGAAGTGCCAGCCGTTGGTGGTTGCATCATAGCCTAATGTCGTTGCAACGCAGTTTGGCCAAATTAGGCGGAGATTTATGCCTGCGCCGCGGCAATCCATTAACGATCATTCCCGAGTTGCTGGCCGAAACCGGTGCCAAGGCGCTGTACTTTACTCGCGCTTACGAACCGTGGGCCGGGACAGTGGAAAAGGCGCTACATTCGCGGTTACATAAGGAGATCGATATCCAGCGTTTCCCGGGCGCTTTGCTGTTCGAACCGGAGCAAATCAAAACCAAAGCCGGAGATCCATTCAAGGTATTCACGCCGTTCTGGAAAGCCTGTTTGCAGGCCCGGCAGGCGGACAGCTGTTTACCGGCTCCCGAGTCGATCAATTTTTATTCGCATGCGCCATATTCCGAAGATTTGCCCAGTTGGCGGTTACTGCCGACCTCGCCGGATTGGGCCGGCGGTCTGAGAGAGGCATGGCAGCCTGGAGAGGAGGGCGCCTGGGGTACCTTGGAAAATTTTTTGCAAACTTCGCTGACCCATTATGCGGCGCAGCGCGACCGACCCGATTTGCGGGCAACTTCGTGCTTATCTCCCTATTTGCATTTCGGGGAGCTCAGTCCTCGGCAGCTTTGGCTGGCGATCAGAGGGTGGCAGGACACCCATGCTGGCGCCACCAAGGGCGCGGAAAGCTTTTTACGCGAATTGGGCTGGCGAGAATTTTGTTGGCATTTGCTATTTCATTGGCCCAAACTTCCTGAAGAACCGTTTCAGCAGCAATTCGCCGCCTTTCCCTGGCAACGCGATGCGGCTTTATTGCAGGCATGGCAACAGGGAAGGACCGGTTATCCGATCGTCGATGCCGGTATGCGCGAATTGTGGCAGACTGGCTGGATGCATAATCGAGTCAGAATGATAGCCGCTTCATTTCTGGTGAAGGATTTGCTGCAGCCGTGGCAGGACGGCGAGGCCTGGTTTTGGGATACCCTGGTCGATGCCGATTTGGCCAACAATGCCGGCGGTTGGCAATGGGTGGCCGGATGCGGCGCCGATGCGGCGCCGTATTTCCGCATTTTCAATCCCGTCCTGCAGGGCAAGAAATTCGATCTGGAAGGCGTTTATGTCAAACGTTGGTTACCCGAATTGTCGGCCTTGCCGGCGAAACATATCCACGAACCCTGGCTGGCGCCGAATGCGGTATTGCGGCAGGCCGGTATTACGTTGGCGCGGGATTATCCGTTTCCGCTGGTCGATCACGCCGAGGCCCGGCAGCGGGCTTTAGCCTCATTTCAGCAAAGTAAACACTCCGCCGAGTGA
- a CDS encoding aldehyde dehydrogenase family protein, producing the protein MSGRVFEATSPVDGRLLKTYRETAIDQIGQRIATARQAAEIWAGYSIERRLAALSPLRDRLATDIDSISDRLAGVTGKVRTEILLGEIYPLLHMLDYYGKHAAAILAPQAVSTSALMFPDATAGYEYKPYGVVAVISPWNFPLQLTLYPLLSALIAGNGVVFKTSELSLPIGELIVELFAALEIPQGLVQWIIGGPEAGRQLIEQRPDLVFFTGGLNAGRSVMNQAARHPIPLILELGGKDAMVVFADAYQERAVNAALYGAFSNSGQVCVAVERLYVEDSLYLPFVERLCEAVVKLTLGQDGEGDAGPIISQQQLAVIEAHYHDALAKGARASGPLQRNGNYLRPVILWNVNEDMRVVKEETFGPLLPVMVFATEQEAITRINRCEFGLNASVWSRDLDKAQRVAEQLSVGNWAVNDLLKNIGHAGLPFGGIKNSGFGRYHGAEGLRSFTYTVSGMVNRGRLKREPNWFPYTEQGYKELRSYVDFVFGSGTWLQRMQRNWPALLAMRQYAGFYLRQYWRNFLCLISRRHY; encoded by the coding sequence ATGAGCGGAAGGGTGTTTGAGGCAACGAGTCCCGTTGATGGACGCCTGCTGAAAACCTATCGCGAGACAGCAATCGATCAAATCGGTCAGCGCATCGCCACGGCTCGACAGGCCGCCGAAATCTGGGCGGGTTATAGCATCGAACGGCGTTTAGCTGCGTTGTCGCCGTTACGCGATCGATTGGCAACCGATATTGACTCAATCAGCGATCGTTTGGCCGGCGTTACCGGCAAGGTCCGGACCGAGATTTTGCTGGGAGAAATCTATCCGTTGCTGCATATGCTGGATTACTACGGCAAGCATGCCGCGGCAATTCTTGCCCCGCAAGCGGTGAGCACTTCCGCTCTGATGTTTCCCGACGCGACTGCCGGCTACGAATATAAGCCTTATGGCGTGGTTGCGGTTATTTCGCCGTGGAATTTTCCCTTGCAATTAACCCTGTATCCCTTGCTGTCCGCATTGATTGCCGGTAACGGCGTGGTTTTCAAGACATCCGAATTGAGCCTGCCGATCGGCGAATTGATCGTTGAGCTGTTTGCGGCATTGGAGATCCCGCAAGGTTTGGTGCAATGGATCATCGGCGGACCGGAAGCCGGGCGGCAGCTGATCGAGCAGCGACCCGACCTGGTTTTTTTTACCGGTGGCCTGAACGCCGGCCGCAGCGTGATGAATCAGGCTGCGCGTCACCCGATTCCGTTGATTCTTGAATTGGGCGGCAAAGACGCCATGGTGGTGTTTGCCGATGCATACCAAGAACGTGCCGTCAATGCGGCCTTGTACGGCGCTTTCAGCAATAGCGGACAGGTATGCGTCGCGGTTGAACGGCTTTATGTCGAGGACAGCCTTTACCTGCCATTTGTTGAGCGACTGTGCGAGGCGGTGGTTAAGTTGACGCTAGGGCAAGACGGCGAGGGCGATGCGGGGCCGATCATATCGCAACAACAATTGGCCGTGATCGAGGCGCATTATCACGATGCGCTGGCTAAAGGCGCCCGGGCATCGGGGCCATTGCAACGAAACGGCAATTATTTACGGCCGGTTATTTTATGGAATGTTAATGAGGACATGCGGGTCGTGAAGGAGGAAACGTTCGGTCCTTTGCTGCCGGTGATGGTTTTTGCAACGGAACAGGAAGCGATAACCCGCATTAACCGTTGCGAATTCGGCCTCAATGCCAGCGTTTGGAGTCGCGATCTCGACAAGGCTCAACGCGTGGCCGAGCAATTAAGCGTCGGTAATTGGGCCGTCAATGACCTGCTCAAGAACATCGGTCACGCGGGCTTACCGTTCGGCGGGATCAAAAATAGCGGCTTCGGTCGTTACCATGGCGCGGAGGGCCTGCGAAGCTTTACCTATACGGTGTCGGGAATGGTTAATCGCGGCCGCCTGAAGCGCGAACCCAATTGGTTTCCTTATACTGAACAGGGTTACAAGGAATTGCGTAGCTATGTCGATTTTGTTTTTGGAAGTGGGACTTGGCTGCAGCGCATGCAGCGCAATTGGCCTGCCTTGTTGGCCATGCGGCAATACGCGGGTTTTTACCTGCGGCAATATTGGCGCAATTTTCTGTGTTTGATTTCGAGAAGGCATTATTGA
- a CDS encoding phytoene desaturase family protein encodes MNIPKSQKRVVVIGAGLGGLSAAISLACEGFAVQLLEKNGQVGGKLNVLRKEGFTFDLGPSILTMPHIFRRLFEQAGRNMEDYVAIQAVEPHWRNFFADGTVFDLTPEPVTMRRELQKLDDKSTAEFERFMAYSRRLGRAVEKGYFAKGLDGLGELLGHYGVLSSLWDFDVLRSMDQGVRRFISNPKLVDVLNYFIKYVGSSPYDAPALMNLLPYIQFEYGLWYVKGGMYGLAQAMQRLARELGVEIRLNCEVERVDLKGDRAAAVCLRDGEVVPADIIVSNMEVIPAARRLLQRSEQEIKALRRFAPSCSGLVMHLGVKRIYPQLAHHNFFYSEHPKRHFEAAFHQHRLSDDPTLYVVAPVKSDPGQAPEGCEIIKVLPHILHLDPDRPLRREDYLAFRERVLDKLENMGLSDLRQQIVCEETWTPLDIESHYYSNQGAIYGVVSDRFKNLGFKAPQRDRQLRNLYYVGGSVNPGGGMPMVTLSGMLARDKILADLAR; translated from the coding sequence ATGAATATACCAAAAAGTCAGAAACGCGTTGTCGTCATCGGGGCGGGCCTGGGCGGATTGTCTGCTGCCATTTCCCTGGCCTGTGAAGGTTTTGCCGTTCAATTGCTGGAAAAAAACGGGCAAGTGGGAGGCAAGCTGAATGTATTGCGCAAAGAAGGTTTCACCTTCGATCTAGGGCCTTCGATTTTAACCATGCCGCATATTTTCCGGCGCTTGTTCGAGCAGGCCGGAAGGAACATGGAGGATTATGTCGCCATTCAAGCGGTCGAGCCGCACTGGCGGAATTTTTTTGCCGACGGTACGGTATTCGATTTGACTCCGGAACCCGTGACGATGCGGCGCGAATTGCAAAAGCTGGACGACAAGTCGACCGCCGAATTCGAGCGTTTCATGGCCTATTCGAGGCGGCTCGGCCGGGCCGTGGAAAAAGGTTATTTTGCCAAGGGATTGGACGGTCTGGGGGAACTGCTCGGTCATTACGGCGTCCTAAGCAGCCTGTGGGATTTTGATGTGTTGCGATCAATGGACCAGGGCGTCAGACGCTTCATCAGCAACCCGAAACTGGTCGATGTGCTTAATTACTTCATCAAATATGTCGGCTCGTCTCCCTACGACGCGCCAGCGCTGATGAATTTGCTGCCTTACATCCAGTTCGAATACGGACTTTGGTATGTCAAGGGCGGCATGTATGGGCTCGCCCAGGCGATGCAAAGGTTGGCCCGGGAATTGGGCGTCGAGATTCGGCTCAACTGTGAAGTGGAACGGGTCGATTTGAAAGGAGACCGGGCAGCGGCGGTTTGTCTACGTGACGGCGAGGTGGTCCCCGCCGATATCATAGTTTCCAACATGGAGGTCATTCCGGCCGCGCGCCGCTTATTGCAACGTTCCGAGCAGGAAATAAAAGCGTTGCGCCGCTTTGCCCCCAGTTGTTCCGGCTTGGTCATGCATTTAGGGGTGAAACGGATTTATCCGCAGTTGGCGCATCATAACTTTTTTTATTCCGAACATCCGAAACGACATTTCGAGGCGGCATTTCATCAACATCGCCTGTCTGACGACCCGACGCTGTATGTCGTGGCGCCGGTCAAGAGCGATCCGGGGCAGGCCCCCGAAGGGTGCGAGATCATCAAGGTGTTACCACATATACTGCATTTGGACCCGGACCGGCCGCTACGGCGCGAAGATTATCTGGCATTTCGCGAGCGGGTGTTGGATAAGCTGGAAAACATGGGCTTGAGCGATTTACGCCAACAGATCGTGTGCGAGGAAACCTGGACGCCGCTGGATATCGAATCGCACTACTATTCCAACCAGGGGGCAATTTACGGCGTGGTGTCGGATCGTTTCAAAAATTTGGGCTTCAAGGCGCCGCAACGCGACCGTCAATTGCGCAATCTTTATTATGTCGGAGGTAGCGTCAATCCCGGTGGCGGCATGCCGATGGTGACGCTGTCCGGCATGCTGGCACGCGACAAAATATTGGCTGATTTGGCACGATAA
- a CDS encoding methyltransferase family protein, protein MSVIQSLWLMMALVWIGAEWRVASSTRYALAESSGDRHAGDALLWLVIGLSLPIALWLKQQQQWPIAWPTGLRQPLAIGVFLLGLVIRYSAVSALGRFFTTRVGIQPAHVLIKTGPYRYIRHPSYTGLLVSFAGAGFAMGDLLAFAVLLIPLFGVLLKRIDVEERWLQNHFGQDYRNYCQNTRKLFPYLY, encoded by the coding sequence ATGTCGGTGATACAGTCTTTATGGTTGATGATGGCCTTGGTTTGGATCGGCGCGGAGTGGCGGGTGGCATCGTCTACGCGCTATGCCCTGGCCGAGTCTTCCGGCGACCGTCATGCGGGCGATGCCTTGCTGTGGCTGGTCATAGGTCTGTCGTTGCCGATTGCCTTATGGCTGAAACAACAACAGCAATGGCCCATTGCTTGGCCGACTGGTCTGCGGCAGCCGCTGGCGATTGGGGTGTTTTTGTTGGGCTTGGTTATCCGCTATAGCGCGGTGTCGGCGCTCGGCCGTTTTTTCACTACCCGGGTCGGCATTCAGCCTGCGCATGTCCTGATCAAAACGGGGCCGTATCGTTATATCAGGCATCCCTCCTATACCGGTCTGCTGGTCAGTTTTGCCGGGGCGGGATTTGCGATGGGCGATCTTTTAGCCTTTGCCGTCTTGTTGATTCCGTTGTTTGGGGTGTTGCTGAAGCGAATCGACGTGGAGGAACGTTGGTTACAGAACCATTTTGGTCAGGATTATCGGAACTACTGCCAAAATACTCGCAAACTATTTCCGTATCTGTATTGA
- a CDS encoding MerR family transcriptional regulator, producing MYHIKTIATLTGLSSETLRAWERRYQTVVPARDESGRRVYSEQDLARLLLLAELTHAGHSIGKLSKLDDRQLAKLVQPESRLTDVSQHQYFDRIIESLLQYRVDSFEELLKRALLAYEPLPYVRDILTPALYRVGQLWHEEKLSVAQEHMFSACVKRIILSMVNNIHLLTHNRPSILFATPQGEIHEFGILMACLLAASQQFNCYYLGSDLPAAEIVEASRHLQPDVVALSVINTPPEPEIVEQLHWLGEVDELRETQIWIGGQGAKYLAEHQRLNRRLQLIADIDAFHQKACQFKYLRDRS from the coding sequence ATGTATCATATCAAAACTATCGCAACATTGACCGGATTGAGTTCCGAAACGCTGCGGGCCTGGGAAAGACGCTACCAGACGGTAGTTCCTGCGCGCGATGAAAGCGGCAGACGGGTATATTCCGAACAAGATCTGGCGCGCTTGCTGTTACTGGCGGAATTGACCCATGCTGGACACAGCATTGGCAAGTTATCCAAGTTGGACGATAGGCAATTGGCCAAACTTGTTCAGCCGGAAAGTAGATTGACTGATGTTTCCCAACATCAGTATTTCGATCGCATCATCGAGTCATTGCTGCAATATCGGGTCGATTCTTTTGAAGAATTGTTGAAACGCGCGCTGCTGGCTTACGAGCCGTTGCCCTACGTCCGCGATATTTTGACCCCAGCCCTGTATCGGGTGGGACAACTATGGCATGAGGAGAAATTGAGCGTAGCCCAGGAACATATGTTTTCGGCTTGCGTGAAACGTATTATTCTCAGCATGGTCAATAACATTCACCTGTTAACACATAATAGGCCGTCCATCCTTTTCGCGACGCCACAAGGAGAAATCCATGAATTCGGTATTTTGATGGCTTGTCTGCTAGCGGCCTCGCAGCAATTCAATTGTTATTATCTGGGCAGTGACCTACCAGCAGCGGAAATTGTCGAAGCCAGCCGTCATTTGCAGCCGGATGTCGTTGCGTTAAGTGTTATTAACACGCCTCCTGAACCGGAAATTGTCGAACAGCTGCATTGGCTCGGCGAGGTCGATGAACTTCGCGAAACGCAAATCTGGATTGGAGGTCAGGGGGCGAAATATTTGGCCGAGCATCAGCGACTCAACCGGCGTTTGCAGCTGATTGCTGATATCGATGCTTTTCATCAGAAGGCCTGTCAATTCAAATATTTGAGGGATAGATCGTGA